The following are encoded in a window of Penicillium oxalicum strain HP7-1 chromosome II, whole genome shotgun sequence genomic DNA:
- a CDS encoding Thymidylate synthase — protein MTQEQTPAAADPKPVAAHDPSHEEHQYLNLIRTILAQGEHRPDRTGTGTRSIFAPPQLRFSLSKPNPNGGDPIPVLPLLTTKRVFLRAVLAELLWFIAGSTSSLPLSEAGIKIWDGNGSREFLDKVGLGHREEGDLGPVYGFQWRHFGAEYVDATTDYTGQGVDQLQEVVNKIMNSPFDRRIIMSAWNPADLKKMALPPCHMFAQFYVSFPASMKLDEKTGKPNEKGTLSCLLYQRSCDMGLGVPFNIASYALLTHILAHAADLHPGTLVHTMGDAHVYLDHVDALNEQLTREPTEFPELVIKRDDRGSAVIDGWKEDEFEVVGYKPHKTIKMKMSV, from the coding sequence ATGACACAAGAACAAACCCCTGCTGCGGCAGACCCCAAGCCCGTTGCGGCCCACGATCCCTCGCACGAAGAACACCAATACCTCAATCTGATCCGCACGATTCTCGCTCAAGGAGAACACCGACCCGATCGAACCGGCACCGGAACTCGATCAATCTTCGCCCCGCCTCAACTTCGCTTCTCGCTCTCCAAGCCCAATCCCAACGGAGGAGATCCGATCCCcgtcctccccctcctcaccACCAAGCGCGTCTTCCTGCGTGCCGTCCTCGCCGAACTGCTCTGGTTCATTGCCGGATCGACATCTTCTCTGCCCCTCTCCGAAGCCGGGATCAAAATCTGGGACGGAAACGGCAGTCGCGAATTCCTCGACAAAGTCGGCCTGGGCCATCGGGAAGAGGGCGACCTGGGACCCGTCTACGGCTTCCAGTGGCGTCATTTTGGCGCAGAATACGTCGATGCCACGACCGATTACACCGGTCAAGGGGTGGATCAGCTTCAGGAAGTCGTGAACAAGATCATGAACTCCCCGTTTGATCGCCGGATTATCATGAGTGCTTGGAATCCCGCCGatctgaagaagatggcgctCCCGCCGTGTCACATGTTTGCGCAATTCTACGTCTCGTTCCCGGCGAGTATGAAGTTGGATGAAAAGACGGGCAAGCCGAATGAAAAGGGCACTTTATCTTGTTTGCTGTATCAGCGGTCGTGCGATATGGGTCTGGGTGTGCCCTTCAATATTGCCTCGTATGCGTTGTTGACGCATATTCTGGCCCACGCGGCGGATTTGCACCCGGGCACGCTGGTCCATACGATGGGTGATGCGCACGTTTACCTGGATCATGTTGATGCGCTGAACGAGCAGTTGACTCGGGAGCCGACCGAGTTTCCAGAGTTGGTCATCAAGCGAGATGATCGTGGCAGTGCTGTGATTGATGGGTGGAAGGAAGATGAGTTTGAAGTGGTTGGATACAAGCCTCATaagacgatcaagatgaagatgagtgTTTGA
- a CDS encoding Queuine tRNA-ribosyltransferase catalytic subunit, whose translation MSTAAPPVRKPMPSALTFDLHGKCSTTKARASTLKLPHGSVPLPIFMPVATQASLKGLTYDQLRETGCMLCLNNTYHLGLKPGQEVLDAVGGAHKFQGWDRNLLTDSGGFQMVSLLKLATVTEEGVRFLSPHDGSPMLLTPEHSISLQNSIGSDIIMQLDDVIATTSPDHARIKEAMDRSVRWLDRCIDAHKYPERQNLFCIIQGGLDLELRRKCCEEMVARDTPGIAIGGLSGGEAKDEFCKVVDTCTGLLPENKPRYVMGVGYPEDIVVAVALGADMFDCVWPTRTARFGNAIVDAGTLNLRHHKYASDFTPIEENCECVCCRSTEKGGLGVTKAYIHHVTAKETVGAHLLTMHNVHYMLNLMKDIRRAILEDRYPAFLRQFFFNIYAGDKTKYPEWAIGALRGVGMDLLSD comes from the exons ATGTCCACGGCAGCACCGCCTGTCCGAAAACCTATGCCCTCTGCACTGACTTTTGACCTGCACGGGAAATGTTCG ACTACTAAAGCCCGAGCGAGCACCCTCAAACTACCACATGGCTCTGTGCCCCTGCCGATCTTTATGCCGGTCGCCACACAAGCATCTCTGAAGGGCTTGACGTATGACCAATTGCGGGAGACAGGGTGCATGCTATGCTTGAATAACACATATCATCTGGGGTTGAAACCGGGGCAAGAGGTCCTGGATGCGGTGGGTGGTGCTCACAAGTTTCAAGGATGGGACCGGAACCTCTTGACCGATAGCGGCGG TTTTCAAATGGTATCGCTTCTCAAGCTGGCGACTGTGACCGAGGAAGGCGTGCGCTTCCTCAGTCCGCACGATGGATCCCCCAT GCTTCTAACCCCCGAACACTCCATTTCTCTACAAAACTCCATCGGGTCGGATATTATCATGCAATTGGACGATGTGATTGCCACCACATCCCCAGATCATGCCCGCATCAAGGAAGCTATGGACCGATCGGTGCGGTGGTTGGATCGCTGTATTGACGCGCACAAGTACCCCGAGAGGCAAAATCTGTTTTGCATCATCCAGGGTGGATTGGACTTGGAGCTTCGCAGGAAATGCTGCGAGGAAATGGTCGCTCGGGATACGCCGGGAATTGCCATCGGAGGTCTCTCTGGTGGTGAGGCCAAGGACGAGTTCTGCAAAGT GGTCGACACGTGTACTGGACTGCTTCCTGAGAACAAGCCTCGCTACGTGATGGGTGTC GGATACCCTGAAGATATCGTCGTTGCCGTGGCTTTGGGTGCAGACATGTTTGACTGCGTATGGCCCACGAGAACAGCG CGATTCGGCAATGCGATCGTCGATGCGGGCACTTTGAATCTCCGCCACCACAAGTATGCCAGCGATTTTACTCCCATTGAAGAAAATTGTGAGTGCGTCTGCTGCCGTTCCACGGAAAAAGGAGGCTTGGGTGTCACCAAGGCGTACATCCACCACGTCACAGCAAAGGAGACCGTCGGAGCTCATCT TCTTACCATGCACAATGTGCACTACATGTTGAACTTGATGAAAGACATTCGCCGGGCCATCTTGGAAGATCGGTATCCCGCCTTTCTTCGGcaattcttcttcaacatctaCGCAGGAGACAAAACAAAGTATCCCGAATGGGCCATAGGGGCTCTTCGAGGGGTTGGGATGGACCTTTTGAGTGACTGA
- a CDS encoding MFS transporter prlL — protein MAEKVTSRGVEDAVEFPEHELDPEREAREKALIWKQDRKIVPLCAAIYLLCYLDRSNIGNAKILNADTHNDMLSETNMTPYQFTIALMVFLIAYALFEVPSNYFLKKLRPSRWIAFLMLAWGATTMGLGGAHNHAQVTGLRFLLGAMEAGLFPGLVYYLTFWYRNSERSMRVALILASATLAGAFGGAIAFGVGHMNGAHGLSAWRWLFIIEGAPSCASAILVWFLLPDYPETTRWLSAEEKELAADRLQLEGSQGSANAMSWGDAKAVLVDWRLYAHYAVYFGISTPFSSLSLFTPAITAGLGYSNLRAQLMTVPPYAVAYVVTLTVAWSADHFNSRGLHSAVFSLIGAMGFLASAVLPPDAYLHRYGCLIVAASGSFACIPPLLGWLSSNLRSTAGAGLAIALNVSVGAPGQIVGVWIYKANEAKKGYPTGHWTNAALLLMVTVGCVLLRIYYGWKNSRGFGDGTGKKFAY, from the exons ATGGCGGAGAAAGTGACCAGTCGAGGTGTTGAGGATGCGGTCGAG TTCCCTGAGCATGAGCTCGATCCGGAGCGCGAAGCGCGCGAAAAAGCTTTGATCTGGAAGCAAGATCGCAAGATTGTTCCCTTGTGCGCCGCGATCTATCTTTTGTGTTACTTGGACCGGTCGAATATTG GAAATGCCAAGATTCTCAACGCCGACACACACAATGATATGCTTTCTGAGACGAACATGACACCCTATCAATTCAC TATTGCACTGATGGTGTTCCTGATCGCATACGCACTCTTTGAGGTGCCGTCAAATTATTTTTTGAAAAAGCTTCGTCCCAGT AGATGGATCGCTTTTCTCATGCTCGCATGGGGCGCCACGACCATGGGGCTCGGCGGTGCCCACAACCATGCCCAAGTCACTGGCCTGCGCTTCCTTCTCGGTGCGATGGAGGCAGGTCTATTCCCGGGCCTGGTCTACTACCTTACATTCTGGTATCGAAACTCTGAACGATCCATGAGAGTcgccttgatcttggcatCCGCCACCCTGGCCGGCGCTTTTGGTGGCGCTATCGCGTTTGGCGTCGGTCATATGAACGGCGCTCACGGACTGTCCGCTTGGCGATGGCTATTTATCATCGAAGGAGCCCCGTCTTGCGCCTCGGCCATTCTCGTCTGGTTCCTGTTGCCTGATTACCCGGAAACCACACGATGGCTGtctgcggaagaaaaggagctggCGGCAGATCGGTTGCAATTGGAAGGATCTCAAGGTTCTGCGAATGCCATGTCCTGGGGAGACGCCAAAGCCGTGCTTGTGGACTGGAGATTATATGCTCATTATGCG GTGTACTTTGGAATCTCCACCCCCTTCTCAAGCTTGTCTCTGTTCACACCGGCGATCACGGCCGGGTTAGGGTATTCCAACTTGCGAGCGCAGCTGATGACGGTGCCTCCGTACGCAGTTGCCTATGTGGTGACACTGACTGTGGCCTGGTCCGCAGATCATTTCAACAG TCGTGGTCTTCACTCGGCCGTCTTTTCACTCATCGGAGCCATGGGCTTTCTCGCTTCCGCCGTGCTTCCACCTGATGCTTACCTC CATCGATACGGGTGTCTCATCGTCGCCGCAAGCGGCTCCTTTGCCTGCATCCCCCCACTCCTCGGCTGGCTTTCCTCGAACCTGCGTTCGACCGCGGGAGCAGGACTCGCCATCGCCCTGAACGTATCCGTCGGCGCGCCGGGGCAAATCGTCGGTGTATGGATCTACAAGGCCAACGAGGCAAAAAAGGGGTATCCAACGGGTCATTGGACCAATGCGGCTTTGTTGCTTATGGTCACGGTGGGTTGTGTGTTGTTGCGGATCTATTATGGGTGGAAGAATAGTCGGGGTTTTGGCGATGGGACGGGGAAGAAGTTTGCTTATTAG
- a CDS encoding Hypoxanthine-guanine phosphoribosyltransferase codes for MVQKFYVTYNQVHKLCQQSADAILKQFRPNLMIAIGGGGYVPARILRSFLKSPGEPNIPIQAIGLSLYEDLGRGDAEEAIGTKVTRTQWLDLSSLEMANLIGKNILIVDEVDDTRTTLEYAVRELEKDVQEAQKQLGREGEKTNFFVYVLHNKDKPKKGTLPADMMEGGRYHASVTTEDVWICYPWEAKDIVEHDALAKENPII; via the exons ATGGTCCAGAAGTTTTACGTCACCTACAACCAGGTGCACAAGCTGTGCCAGCAGTCGGCCGATGCCATCCTGAAGCAGTTCCGTCCCAACTTGATGATCGCCattggcggtggtggttaTGTCCCTGCTCGTATCCTGCG TTCTTTCCTCAAGAGCCCCGGCGAGCCCAACATCCCCATCCAGGCTATCGGTCTGTCTCTCTACGAGGATCTTGGTCGTGGTGatgccgaggaggccattgGCACCAAGGTGACCCGCACCCAGTGGCTCGATCTGAGCtcgttggagatggccaacCTGATTGGCAAGAACATCCTGATTGTCGACGAGGTTGACGACACCCGCACAACTCTGGAGTATGCCGTGCGCGAACTCGAGAAGGACGTCCAGGAGGCCCAGAAGCAGCTTGGCCGTGAGGGCGAGAAGACCAACTTCTTCGTCTACGTTCTCCAC AACAAGGACAAGCCCAAGAAGGGTACTCTGCCCGCGGATATGATGGAGGGAGGCCGTTACCACGCCTCTGTCACCACTGAGGATGTGTGGATCTGCTATCCTTGGGAGGCTAA GGATATTGTTGAGCACGACGCTCTGGCTAAGGAGAATCCTATTATCTAA
- a CDS encoding Leucine aminopeptidase 1, which yields MKLLASLALSATALAAVIPQQAPLGSSIVHNTQQTKYLIELAPYQTRWVTEEEKWALKLDGVNFIDVTDEFHSGAYGAIHTSRVVKYPSAMSHEQEIRPLAGDLNKDNMKKNLEHFTSFHTRYYKSDYGRQSAEWLYSQVSAVVQESGATEHGASVERFAHPWGQFSIIARIPGQSNNTVVLGAHQDSINLFLPSILAAPGADDDGSGTVTILETLRALLRSETIVTGQAANTIEFHWYSAEEGGLLGSQAVYSKYKKDSREVKAMLQQDMTGYVQGTLDAGQKESVGVIVDYVDQGLTKFIKQVITTVSISPIYSALVKFGLLPPFVLFTMLTFFPQYCDVPYVETKCGYACSDHASASRFGYPSAFVIESQFENSDKKIHSTDDLIKYLSFDHMLQHAKMSLAFAYELAFAPF from the exons ATGAAGTTGCTCGCATCTCTGGCGCTGAGTGCGACCGCCTTGGCCGCCGTCATTCCCCAACAGGCGCCGCTGGGTTCCTCCATTGTACACAACACACAACAGACCAAGTATTTGATCGAGCTTGCGCCTTACCAGACTCGATGGGTgaccgaagaggagaaatGGGCTCTGAAGCTG GACGGCGTCAACTTCATCGATGTCACTGATGAGTTCCATTCCGGGGCCTACGGGGCCATACACACGTCGCGTGTGGTCAAGTACCCCAGCGCAATGTCACACGAGCAGGAAATCCGTCCACTCGCGGGAGACCTCAACAAGGACAACATGAAGAAGAACCTCGAGCACTTCACCTCCTTCCACACCCGGTACTACAAATCTGATTATGGCCGACAGTCCGCCGAGTGGTTATATTCCCAAGTGAGCGCGGTGGTGCAAGAGTCGGGGGCGACCGAGCACGGAGCTTCGGTGGAGCGCTTTGCTCACCCGTGGGGCCAATTCAGCATCATTGCCCGCATTCCCGGCCAATCTAACAACACGGTGGTCTTGGGCGCTCATCAGGACAGCATCAACCTGTTCCTACCCTCCATCTTGGCTGCTCCCGGTGCGGACGATGATGGCAGTGGAACGGTGACCATCCTCGAGACTCTGAGGGCCCTGCTGCGGTCCGAGACCATCGTGACGGGCCAGGCGGCCAACACGATCGAGTTCCACTGGTACTCGGCAGAGGAGGGAGGTCTACTGGGCTCGCAAGCGGTGTACTCTAAGTACAAGAAGGATTCACGTGAGGTCAAGGCCATGTTGCAACAGGACATGACCGGCTACGTCCAGGGCACTCTGGACGCGGGTCAGAAGGAGTCGGTGGGCGTGATTGTCGACTACGTCGATCAGGGTCTCACCAAGTTTATCAAGCAGGTCATCACTACCGTAAGTATCTCGCCTATCTATTCCGCCTTGGTCAAGTTCGGCCTGCTTCCTCCTTTTGTGCTCTTTACGATGCTAACATTCTTTCCGCAGTACTGTGACGTGCCGTACGTGGAGACCAAGTGTGGCTATGCCTGCTCCGATCACGCCTCTGCAAGCCGCTTCGGCTACCCGTCCGCTTTTGTGATTGAATCTCAGTTTGAGAACTCGGACAAGAAGATTCACAGCACGGATGATTTGATCAAGTACCTCAGCTTCGACCACATGTTGCAGCACGCCAAAATGAGCCTGGCTTTTGCATACGAATTGGCATTTGCTCCTTTCTAA